A genome region from Physeter macrocephalus isolate SW-GA chromosome 4, ASM283717v5, whole genome shotgun sequence includes the following:
- the PEX19 gene encoding peroxisomal biogenesis factor 19 isoform X2 produces MAAAEEEGGVGAEADRELEELLESALDDFDKAKPSPAPPPTTTGPDASGSQKRSPGDTAKDALFASQEKFFQELFDSELASQATAEFEKAMKELAEEEPHLVEQFQKLSEAAGRVGSDATSQQEFTSCLKETLSGLAKNATDLQNSGMSEEELTKAMEGLGMDEGDGEGTILPIMQSIMQNLLSKDVLYPSLKEITEKYPEWLQTHRESLPPEQFEKYQEQHSVMGKICEQFEAETPTDSEATQKARFEVVLDLMQQLQDLGHPPKELAGEMPPGLNFDLDALNLSGPPGANGEQCLIM; encoded by the exons ATGGCCGCGGCTGAGGAGGAAGGTGGTGTTGGGGCTGAAGCCGACCGAGAATTGGAAGAGCTTCTAGAAA GTGCACTTGATGATTTCGATAAggccaaaccctctccagcaccCCCTCCTACCACCACGGGCCCTGATGCTTCGGGTTCCCAGAAGAGATCGCCGGGAGACACTGCCAAA GATGCCCTCTTCGCCTCCCAAGAGAAATTTTTCCAGGAACTGTTTGACAGCGAGCTGGCTTCCCAAGCCACTGCAGAGTTCGAGAAAGCAATGAAGGAGTTGGCTGAGGAAGAGCCCCACCTGGTAGAGCAGTTCCAAAAGCTctcagaggctgctgggagagtaG GCAGTGATGCGACTTCCCAACAAGAATTCACTTCTTGCCTAAAGGAGACATTAAGTGGACTAGCCAAGAATGCCACTGACCTTCAG AACTCTGGCATGTCAGAAGAGGAGCTGACCAAGGCCATGGAAGGGCTGGGCATGGACGAAGGAGACGGGGAAGGGACCATCCTCCCCATCATGCAGAGTATCATGCAGAACCTCCTGTCCAAGGATGTGCTGTACCCGTCACTGAAGGAGATCACAGAAAAG TATCCAGAATGGTTGCAGACTCACCGAGAATCTCTACCTCCAGAGCAGTTTGAAAAATATCAGGAACAACACAGTGTCATGGGCAAAATATGTGAGCAGTTTGAGGCAGAAACCCCCACAGATAGTGAGGCCACTCAAAAGGCTCGTTTTGAGGTGGTGCTGGATCTCATGCAGCAG CTACAGGATTTGGGCCATCCTCCAAAAGAGCTTGCTGGGGAGATG CCTCCTGGCCTCAACTTTGACCTGGATGCCCTCAATCTCTCGGGCCCACCAGGTGCCAATGGCGAACAGTGTCTGATCATGTGA
- the PEX19 gene encoding peroxisomal biogenesis factor 19 isoform X3 gives MAAAEEEGGVGAEADRELEELLESALDDFDKAKPSPAPPPTTTGPDASGSQKRSPGDTAKDALFASQEKFFQELFDSELASQATAEFEKAMKELAEEEPHLVEQFQKLSEAAGRVGSDATSQQEFTSCLKETLSGLAKNATDLQNSGMSEEELTKAMEGLGMDEGDGEGTILPIMQSIMQNLLSKDVLYPSLKEITEKYPEWLQTHRESLPPEQFEKYQEQHSVMGKICEQFEAETPTDSEATQKARFEVVLDLMQQLQDLGHPPKELAGEMEELSESLHLFSSLLASTLTWMPSISRAHQVPMANSV, from the exons ATGGCCGCGGCTGAGGAGGAAGGTGGTGTTGGGGCTGAAGCCGACCGAGAATTGGAAGAGCTTCTAGAAA GTGCACTTGATGATTTCGATAAggccaaaccctctccagcaccCCCTCCTACCACCACGGGCCCTGATGCTTCGGGTTCCCAGAAGAGATCGCCGGGAGACACTGCCAAA GATGCCCTCTTCGCCTCCCAAGAGAAATTTTTCCAGGAACTGTTTGACAGCGAGCTGGCTTCCCAAGCCACTGCAGAGTTCGAGAAAGCAATGAAGGAGTTGGCTGAGGAAGAGCCCCACCTGGTAGAGCAGTTCCAAAAGCTctcagaggctgctgggagagtaG GCAGTGATGCGACTTCCCAACAAGAATTCACTTCTTGCCTAAAGGAGACATTAAGTGGACTAGCCAAGAATGCCACTGACCTTCAG AACTCTGGCATGTCAGAAGAGGAGCTGACCAAGGCCATGGAAGGGCTGGGCATGGACGAAGGAGACGGGGAAGGGACCATCCTCCCCATCATGCAGAGTATCATGCAGAACCTCCTGTCCAAGGATGTGCTGTACCCGTCACTGAAGGAGATCACAGAAAAG TATCCAGAATGGTTGCAGACTCACCGAGAATCTCTACCTCCAGAGCAGTTTGAAAAATATCAGGAACAACACAGTGTCATGGGCAAAATATGTGAGCAGTTTGAGGCAGAAACCCCCACAGATAGTGAGGCCACTCAAAAGGCTCGTTTTGAGGTGGTGCTGGATCTCATGCAGCAG CTACAGGATTTGGGCCATCCTCCAAAAGAGCTTGCTGGGGAGATG GAAGAGTTATCTGAGTCCCTTCATCTCTTCTCCAGCCTCCTGGCCTCAACTTTGACCTGGATGCCCTCAATCTCTCGGGCCCACCAGGTGCCAATGGCGAACAGTGTCTGA
- the PEX19 gene encoding peroxisomal biogenesis factor 19 isoform X1 yields the protein MLCPETPQPCILIHPQIHAVFLVSEGALDDFDKAKPSPAPPPTTTGPDASGSQKRSPGDTAKDALFASQEKFFQELFDSELASQATAEFEKAMKELAEEEPHLVEQFQKLSEAAGRVGSDATSQQEFTSCLKETLSGLAKNATDLQNSGMSEEELTKAMEGLGMDEGDGEGTILPIMQSIMQNLLSKDVLYPSLKEITEKYPEWLQTHRESLPPEQFEKYQEQHSVMGKICEQFEAETPTDSEATQKARFEVVLDLMQQLQDLGHPPKELAGEMPPGLNFDLDALNLSGPPGANGEQCLIM from the exons ATGCTTTGCCCAGAAACCCCCCAGCCTTGCATCCTCATCCATCCCCAAATACACGCCgtgtttcttgtttctgaagGTGCACTTGATGATTTCGATAAggccaaaccctctccagcaccCCCTCCTACCACCACGGGCCCTGATGCTTCGGGTTCCCAGAAGAGATCGCCGGGAGACACTGCCAAA GATGCCCTCTTCGCCTCCCAAGAGAAATTTTTCCAGGAACTGTTTGACAGCGAGCTGGCTTCCCAAGCCACTGCAGAGTTCGAGAAAGCAATGAAGGAGTTGGCTGAGGAAGAGCCCCACCTGGTAGAGCAGTTCCAAAAGCTctcagaggctgctgggagagtaG GCAGTGATGCGACTTCCCAACAAGAATTCACTTCTTGCCTAAAGGAGACATTAAGTGGACTAGCCAAGAATGCCACTGACCTTCAG AACTCTGGCATGTCAGAAGAGGAGCTGACCAAGGCCATGGAAGGGCTGGGCATGGACGAAGGAGACGGGGAAGGGACCATCCTCCCCATCATGCAGAGTATCATGCAGAACCTCCTGTCCAAGGATGTGCTGTACCCGTCACTGAAGGAGATCACAGAAAAG TATCCAGAATGGTTGCAGACTCACCGAGAATCTCTACCTCCAGAGCAGTTTGAAAAATATCAGGAACAACACAGTGTCATGGGCAAAATATGTGAGCAGTTTGAGGCAGAAACCCCCACAGATAGTGAGGCCACTCAAAAGGCTCGTTTTGAGGTGGTGCTGGATCTCATGCAGCAG CTACAGGATTTGGGCCATCCTCCAAAAGAGCTTGCTGGGGAGATG CCTCCTGGCCTCAACTTTGACCTGGATGCCCTCAATCTCTCGGGCCCACCAGGTGCCAATGGCGAACAGTGTCTGATCATGTGA